AAAAAGAAATGCGAGTGACGGTATTTCTTTGTTACAAACAGCGGAAGGTGGAATGAATGAAATAGGTAACATTCTTTCTCGTTTACGTGAGCTTGCAGTGCAAGGTGCTTCAGATACCATCGGGAATAAAGAACGTGGATTTATTCATAAAGAATTTAATGCTCTGAAAGATGAAGTTGATCGTATTACAAATTCTACTGAATATAACGGAACATTACTTTTAACTGGTAGTAATATTGATAATGTGGAAGATAAAGATCAATTAAATCTCCCTGAAGAAATGACTAAAAAGTCAAATATTCCTCCACTAGAAGTTCAAGTTGGGAAAAACTGGGCATCAGCAACTGATGGTATTAATGAAAGAAAACTTGATGGCCAAGGCGATGTCTTCAATGAAGAGTTCGCTCGTAACCCAGTGAACATTATTCGCTTGAACTTTGATAAGATTAATACCAGTACTTTAGGTTTAGGCCTTGGTAGAGCAAGTGATGAATCTTACAATTCTACTGGTGTATTTATGGAAGATCCGGATAATATGAATGGATCAAAAATGCGTGCACAAGCATCAATAAATAAAATTGATGATGCTATTTCAAAAGTTTCTGAATTCCGTGCAGATATGGGTGCGTTACAAAACCGCTTATACTCCACTATTTCTAACTTATCAGTGCAATCTGAAAACTACTCTGCAGCAAATAGCCGTATCCGTGACACAGACTTTGCGGAAGAAACTGCTAAATTGGCACAATCTAACATTCTTAAACAAGGTGGTGTGGCTGTACTTGCGCAAGCAAACCAAAGCCCAGGCGCAGCAATGCGTTTACTTGGATAAGTTTTTTCTTGAAAGGAGTGGATTTGTTGCGGTTTAAAGTGACAAATCCACTTTGTTTAATGGAAGATATCATAAATTTGGCAAAAAATTTTCGTCGATAATTTTCTTAAAATCTGCATGCATTTCTAAAAAATTAAAATTGTTATGAAAAGAGTTTTTCTGTGAGGTCAATTTTCTAGATAAACTATATTGTTAAACAGTTATTTTAAAAATTGAAATAGAGGGTTTGATAATTGTTTTAATTAATAACTACAGAGTTACTCGCCATTTTTTCATAAAAAGAATAAGTCATATAGAAATCACCATTTTCACCAGCATTAACTCCCCAAGAGTTCCGTAACTTTATTAACTGTTGATTATCATCGTATCCGATAGCGATTAATAAAGTACCAGAGTTTCCATTTAAGCAATAATTTTCGTTACTTTGAGGTTGCTGGCAAGCATATAAACCACCATCATAAATTTTAGAATTTCCAATGACTTTTAAATTAAAGCCATTTACTGAAATAGGATCGCCAAGATTATCTTGAAGAGAAGTTCCTATTAGTACTCTATGACCATTTTTTAATGTTAATTTTAATTCATTTATACTTAACTTTGGATAACTTTTATATGAAATTTGAGATTTATAATTTTTATTGCTAATTTTTAGATATTCTTCTTTTTTAATTGTAAAACCACATTTTAAATTCTTTCGTTCAAAAACTATCCCAAATTCTTTTAATGTGTCTAAAGTTTCTTCAGGAGTCGCTGAGTTAGGATATATAGTGTTTAAAAGAGCATTAGTACAATTCACATCAATTAAATAAGGTAATTTCAATTTTGCATTCAAGGCACTAACAGTTGAAAATACAACAATGTAACCATAGGCACCAATGTCTCTTACAGGTACATTAGCCATACCTAAATCAACTGAGTTTGCTGAATTTTTAAAAGGTAGTATACCATCTTTGTAATCTATTTCATTACTATTTACAGAATTTTCTAAAATTAAATTTTGGTTCTCTTCCTTTGCAACAGACGTTAAAGAAAATGCTGCAAAAAAAGTTATAATAGATTTTTTGCAAAAATTTGATATTAGCATTTTTTCCTCCAAATTAAATTTTAATGATTAAAAAAAAATTATAACTAAAAAAATATTAATTTCAATTAGTTGTTTATAAGTTATGGAAATATTTTTTATAGATTACCAAAATAATTTGACATTTTATAAATGAAGCTTGTTTTCAATTTTTTCTTTTTTGTATTAAAATAAAAATATTCTTTCTAGTCAGTTTTTTTATAATATTAGTATTTTATTATAAAATACTAAAAATAAAATCATTTTAAGATTGATGTTATTTTTAGTATTAAGACGAAATTAAATATAAAAAATACTTAGAAAAATTGGAGAAGTCCAAAATTAAATCCAAATGTATTAAAGGGATTTAAAGTATAAGCATAATCAAATCGTAAAGCTACACGATTAATTTTTAGGGGTAAGATCCTAATTCCAGTTCCCACACTTACACCAGTAAATTTATTAAAAATACCTGGAAAAGTATCAGCCGCATAACCTACATCGGAGAAAAATGCATGTTGTAAAGCTATGTATTCAGTAACTAAACTTGGTACTCTAAGTTCAAAATTACTAAACCACGAGTATTTTCCAGAAAACTCTCCATCATAAAAACCTCTTAATTTATCGAGCCCCCCAACAAAAAATTGCTGAGAAGTAACATCGCTTGATGTGGCGCTTATGTTGCTACGCAAAGCAAATACCGTGTATTTTGGTAGGGGAATAATTCCAAAATCAAAATTAGATTTATAATATAAAAGAGTGCTATTGACTGAAGTATAATTATCTTCTTTGCTAGGATATCCTTGCAAAGTGGAATCAATAATTGTTACATAACTCAAGCCATCAGATTTTAATCCATCATAATTTATTTTTCCAAGAGTTAATCTTGTTTCAAGAGCTAGTGATGAAGTAGAAGCTGGTACATCATATTTTCGATTCTTATTGTTTTCTGCATCAGACGATGTAATTCCATCTTCTGATATATAATTATTAAGATATAAAAAGCCAAGTCCTATGAAAAAAGAAGGTGTAATTTTTAAATCTGTAAATAAATTAATCATGTCTCTTTGATTTGAAAAGGTACCAAGAATATCTCTATCATGATTATAAACATGATAAACATTATGCTCTTTAGTCAAATAGCTTACTATATTAAAAGGACTACCTAAAACACTCGGGTTTCTAAAATAAACAAAAGTAGAACAGTTCGAGTTTTTACAACCATATGTAAAATTAAATGTATATAATCTACCTATAAAATTTGTTTCATAAAGTCCTAAAACTAAATAAGAGGTACCACCACCAGATCCGGCTAAGAAATAAGGTAATAAAGTCCACTTTTCTTCAATATCAAAACGGATAATTAATCTGTTTTTATCATCCAAAAATAAAGTTACATCTATTTTAGAAAATACTTGCAAATTTTTTAAATTCTGCATTGAAATTCTTAATTTTTCAGAAGTAAAAGGTTCATTTTCTTCGAGTTCTAAATTATTTTCAATCACATCATCACTTGTTCTTGAATTTCCTCTAAAATCTATATCTGCAACTATCATTCCTTCAGCTACTTTGGGGGTTATTATTGTAAAATTTTTTACATCTAACTCATTGGATTCTTGGGCAAAGCATGTATTTATTGAAAGGAATGAGCGAAAAAGTAACAACTCAAAAATAGTAATAAATATGAAAAATGATATTACTTTCCGCTTATAACTTAACAAAATATTTATCCTAGATTATTTTTTAACAACTAAAAAACTAAGAATTGCTTCTTCGCTGTTTTTTACAATTTCATCATAGTTAAAGACACCTTCGTCAAAAAGCCATTGTAAAGCAATTCCATCGATCATTGCAATTATCATACTAGCAAATTGTAATGCTTCGCCTTTTCTAAAAACTCCTTGGGTAATTCCATGTTGAATGATAACTGCAATTGAATTTCTAAATTTAGCATAATGACTTGCTACTTCTTGCCTTACTTTCTCTTTTTGATCAATTTGAGTCCAGAAATCCATATTAATCCGATAATATTCACGCTTATTTTGAACTATACTTGAACACATCCAAATAACATTTGAAAGTCTGGTAATTGGATCTGAATTAATATCACCTGAATGAAGTAGATTTTCGATATCTGAACTGACATGGTCAAGAACAGTCATCATTAAATCTTCTTTATTTAAAAAATAATAATGAATAATTCCTTTTGAAACATCCGCAACTCTTGCTACATCTTGCATGGAAAAGTTACTGTAGCCATAGCGTGTGATACATTCAATGGTAGCATTGATTATTTGAGTTTTTCTTTCTGAAGCAAGATCGGAGCGGCTCATAATTAATATTCCTGTATTAAATCGTCAATTTCATATC
This is a stretch of genomic DNA from Pigmentibacter ruber. It encodes these proteins:
- a CDS encoding C1 family peptidase, producing the protein MLISNFCKKSIITFFAAFSLTSVAKEENQNLILENSVNSNEIDYKDGILPFKNSANSVDLGMANVPVRDIGAYGYIVVFSTVSALNAKLKLPYLIDVNCTNALLNTIYPNSATPEETLDTLKEFGIVFERKNLKCGFTIKKEEYLKISNKNYKSQISYKSYPKLSINELKLTLKNGHRVLIGTSLQDNLGDPISVNGFNLKVIGNSKIYDGGLYACQQPQSNENYCLNGNSGTLLIAIGYDDNQQLIKLRNSWGVNAGENGDFYMTYSFYEKMASNSVVIN
- a CDS encoding flagellin N-terminal helical domain-containing protein; translated protein: MGLRIQTNIQSLNAQRALSITTKQNDESIEKVSSGYRINKASDDAAGLAISEKLKADIRGLNMAKRNASDGISLLQTAEGGMNEIGNILSRLRELAVQGASDTIGNKERGFIHKEFNALKDEVDRITNSTEYNGTLLLTGSNIDNVEDKDQLNLPEEMTKKSNIPPLEVQVGKNWASATDGINERKLDGQGDVFNEEFARNPVNIIRLNFDKINTSTLGLGLGRASDESYNSTGVFMEDPDNMNGSKMRAQASINKIDDAISKVSEFRADMGALQNRLYSTISNLSVQSENYSAANSRIRDTDFAEETAKLAQSNILKQGGVAVLAQANQSPGAAMRLLG
- a CDS encoding POTRA domain-containing protein, giving the protein MLSYKRKVISFFIFITIFELLLFRSFLSINTCFAQESNELDVKNFTIITPKVAEGMIVADIDFRGNSRTSDDVIENNLELEENEPFTSEKLRISMQNLKNLQVFSKIDVTLFLDDKNRLIIRFDIEEKWTLLPYFLAGSGGGTSYLVLGLYETNFIGRLYTFNFTYGCKNSNCSTFVYFRNPSVLGSPFNIVSYLTKEHNVYHVYNHDRDILGTFSNQRDMINLFTDLKITPSFFIGLGFLYLNNYISEDGITSSDAENNKNRKYDVPASTSSLALETRLTLGKINYDGLKSDGLSYVTIIDSTLQGYPSKEDNYTSVNSTLLYYKSNFDFGIIPLPKYTVFALRSNISATSSDVTSQQFFVGGLDKLRGFYDGEFSGKYSWFSNFELRVPSLVTEYIALQHAFFSDVGYAADTFPGIFNKFTGVSVGTGIRILPLKINRVALRFDYAYTLNPFNTFGFNFGLLQFF
- a CDS encoding TetR/AcrR family transcriptional regulator: MSRSDLASERKTQIINATIECITRYGYSNFSMQDVARVADVSKGIIHYYFLNKEDLMMTVLDHVSSDIENLLHSGDINSDPITRLSNVIWMCSSIVQNKREYYRINMDFWTQIDQKEKVRQEVASHYAKFRNSIAVIIQHGITQGVFRKGEALQFASMIIAMIDGIALQWLFDEGVFNYDEIVKNSEEAILSFLVVKK